In Vitis riparia cultivar Riparia Gloire de Montpellier isolate 1030 chromosome 19, EGFV_Vit.rip_1.0, whole genome shotgun sequence, the following proteins share a genomic window:
- the LOC117908547 gene encoding amino acid transporter AVT1I-like isoform X2 encodes MANNELRIPLARTTGSSSFINACFNGINAFLGISYLTVPYALSTGGHAFGTKGRITVMIIMNLEMYLVAVGLLILEVDNLRKLFPEFMINLGELTVDGRQSFAIITFLIILPTIFLTDLSILSYISATGFFSCLVILVSIFCVGAFNGVGFHAKGSILLNVDRLPITVSLYIVSFGGHPVIPPIYVSMRDRYQFSKVLLFSFVLATLTYMSMAIVGYLMYGDRVESEITLNLPTGKVSARIAIYTTLVIPIARYALVVTPIATAIEGGISENYKNKRAVRLFIRVALLFSTAIVAYYFPYYESLMAIVGSIFVVSASFLLPCLCYLKISDLNWGWNCEQIGIWGIILFGTFAGVLGTYSSISELVR; translated from the exons ATGGCAAACAATGAGCTAAGGATCCCACTGGCACGGACCACTGGATCATCAAGTTTCATTAATGCTTGCTTCAATGGCATAAATGCATTCCTTG GAATTAGTTATCTAACAGTCCCTTATGCCCTCTCAACTGGAG GGCATGCATTTGGTACAAAAGGAAGAATCACAGTCATGATCATTATGAATTTGGAAATGTATCTTGTTGCTGTCGGGCTTTTGATACTGGAGGTTGACAACTTGCGTAAGCTATTTCCAGAATTCATGATCAACCTTGGGGAATTAACAGTAGATGGAAGACAGTCATTTGCTATAATCACATTCCTAATAATCTTGCCAACAATATTTTTAACCGACTTGAGCATTCTCTCCTATATCTCTGCCACTGGATTTTTTTCATGCCTTGTCATCCTTGTCTCCATTTTTTGTGTCGGTGCATTCAATGGTGTTGGCTTTCATGCGAAGGGATCGATACTGTTAAATGTGGACCGCCTACCTATTACAGTTAGCTTGTATATTGTTTCCTTTGGTGGACATCCGGTCATCCCTCCAATATATGTATCAATGCGAGACCGCTACCAGTTCAGTAAG GTCTTACTATTCAGTTTTGTTCTTGCAACACTCACCTACATGTCAATGGCCATAGTAGGATATCTAATGTATGGAGACAGGGTTGAATCAGAAATAACTTTGAATCTACCAACAGGTAAAGTTAGTGCAAGAATCGCAATTTATACGACTTTAGTTATTCCAATCGCCAGATATGCATTGGTAGTAACCCCAATTGCAACTGCCATTGAAGGCGGGATTTCAGAAAATTACAAGAATAAGAGAGCTGTTAGATTATTTATAAGAGTAGCATTGCTGTTTAGCACAGCTATTGTGGCATATTATTTTCCCTATTACGAGTCCCTGATGGCAATTGTTGGATCAATTTTTGTCGTTTCGGCTTCTTTTCTGCTCCCATGCTTGTGTTACTTGAAGATTTCTGATCTCAATTGGGGTTGGAACTGTGAGCAGATAGGCATTTGGGGGATAATTCTATTTGGAACATTTGCTGGGGTTTTAGGGACTTATTCATCTATTTCTGAACTTGTAAGATAA
- the LOC117908547 gene encoding amino acid transporter AVT1I-like isoform X1: MANNELRIPLARTTGSSSFINACFNGINAFLGISYLTVPYALSTGGWLSLMLFSLVAIMTFYTGILLKRCMEAADHPSITSYLDIAGHAFGTKGRITVMIIMNLEMYLVAVGLLILEVDNLRKLFPEFMINLGELTVDGRQSFAIITFLIILPTIFLTDLSILSYISATGFFSCLVILVSIFCVGAFNGVGFHAKGSILLNVDRLPITVSLYIVSFGGHPVIPPIYVSMRDRYQFSKVLLFSFVLATLTYMSMAIVGYLMYGDRVESEITLNLPTGKVSARIAIYTTLVIPIARYALVVTPIATAIEGGISENYKNKRAVRLFIRVALLFSTAIVAYYFPYYESLMAIVGSIFVVSASFLLPCLCYLKISDLNWGWNCEQIGIWGIILFGTFAGVLGTYSSISELVR; this comes from the exons ATGGCAAACAATGAGCTAAGGATCCCACTGGCACGGACCACTGGATCATCAAGTTTCATTAATGCTTGCTTCAATGGCATAAATGCATTCCTTG GAATTAGTTATCTAACAGTCCCTTATGCCCTCTCAACTGGAGGTTGGTTGAGTTTGATGCTGTTTTCCTTAGTTGCAATTATGACCTTTTACACTGGAATTTTACTAAAACGATGCATGGAAGCCGCTGATCATCCATCTATTACTAGCTACCTTGATATTGCAGGGCATGCATTTGGTACAAAAGGAAGAATCACAGTCATGATCATTATGAATTTGGAAATGTATCTTGTTGCTGTCGGGCTTTTGATACTGGAGGTTGACAACTTGCGTAAGCTATTTCCAGAATTCATGATCAACCTTGGGGAATTAACAGTAGATGGAAGACAGTCATTTGCTATAATCACATTCCTAATAATCTTGCCAACAATATTTTTAACCGACTTGAGCATTCTCTCCTATATCTCTGCCACTGGATTTTTTTCATGCCTTGTCATCCTTGTCTCCATTTTTTGTGTCGGTGCATTCAATGGTGTTGGCTTTCATGCGAAGGGATCGATACTGTTAAATGTGGACCGCCTACCTATTACAGTTAGCTTGTATATTGTTTCCTTTGGTGGACATCCGGTCATCCCTCCAATATATGTATCAATGCGAGACCGCTACCAGTTCAGTAAG GTCTTACTATTCAGTTTTGTTCTTGCAACACTCACCTACATGTCAATGGCCATAGTAGGATATCTAATGTATGGAGACAGGGTTGAATCAGAAATAACTTTGAATCTACCAACAGGTAAAGTTAGTGCAAGAATCGCAATTTATACGACTTTAGTTATTCCAATCGCCAGATATGCATTGGTAGTAACCCCAATTGCAACTGCCATTGAAGGCGGGATTTCAGAAAATTACAAGAATAAGAGAGCTGTTAGATTATTTATAAGAGTAGCATTGCTGTTTAGCACAGCTATTGTGGCATATTATTTTCCCTATTACGAGTCCCTGATGGCAATTGTTGGATCAATTTTTGTCGTTTCGGCTTCTTTTCTGCTCCCATGCTTGTGTTACTTGAAGATTTCTGATCTCAATTGGGGTTGGAACTGTGAGCAGATAGGCATTTGGGGGATAATTCTATTTGGAACATTTGCTGGGGTTTTAGGGACTTATTCATCTATTTCTGAACTTGTAAGATAA
- the LOC117908547 gene encoding amino acid transporter AVT1I-like isoform X4, translating to MIIMNLEMYLVAVGLLILEVDNLRKLFPEFMINLGELTVDGRQSFAIITFLIILPTIFLTDLSILSYISATGFFSCLVILVSIFCVGAFNGVGFHAKGSILLNVDRLPITVSLYIVSFGGHPVIPPIYVSMRDRYQFSKVLLFSFVLATLTYMSMAIVGYLMYGDRVESEITLNLPTGKVSARIAIYTTLVIPIARYALVVTPIATAIEGGISENYKNKRAVRLFIRVALLFSTAIVAYYFPYYESLMAIVGSIFVVSASFLLPCLCYLKISDLNWGWNCEQIGIWGIILFGTFAGVLGTYSSISELVR from the exons ATGATCATTATGAATTTGGAAATGTATCTTGTTGCTGTCGGGCTTTTGATACTGGAGGTTGACAACTTGCGTAAGCTATTTCCAGAATTCATGATCAACCTTGGGGAATTAACAGTAGATGGAAGACAGTCATTTGCTATAATCACATTCCTAATAATCTTGCCAACAATATTTTTAACCGACTTGAGCATTCTCTCCTATATCTCTGCCACTGGATTTTTTTCATGCCTTGTCATCCTTGTCTCCATTTTTTGTGTCGGTGCATTCAATGGTGTTGGCTTTCATGCGAAGGGATCGATACTGTTAAATGTGGACCGCCTACCTATTACAGTTAGCTTGTATATTGTTTCCTTTGGTGGACATCCGGTCATCCCTCCAATATATGTATCAATGCGAGACCGCTACCAGTTCAGTAAG GTCTTACTATTCAGTTTTGTTCTTGCAACACTCACCTACATGTCAATGGCCATAGTAGGATATCTAATGTATGGAGACAGGGTTGAATCAGAAATAACTTTGAATCTACCAACAGGTAAAGTTAGTGCAAGAATCGCAATTTATACGACTTTAGTTATTCCAATCGCCAGATATGCATTGGTAGTAACCCCAATTGCAACTGCCATTGAAGGCGGGATTTCAGAAAATTACAAGAATAAGAGAGCTGTTAGATTATTTATAAGAGTAGCATTGCTGTTTAGCACAGCTATTGTGGCATATTATTTTCCCTATTACGAGTCCCTGATGGCAATTGTTGGATCAATTTTTGTCGTTTCGGCTTCTTTTCTGCTCCCATGCTTGTGTTACTTGAAGATTTCTGATCTCAATTGGGGTTGGAACTGTGAGCAGATAGGCATTTGGGGGATAATTCTATTTGGAACATTTGCTGGGGTTTTAGGGACTTATTCATCTATTTCTGAACTTGTAAGATAA
- the LOC117908547 gene encoding amino acid transporter AVT1I-like isoform X3 has product MANNELRIPLARTTGSSSFINACFNGINAFLGHAFGTKGRITVMIIMNLEMYLVAVGLLILEVDNLRKLFPEFMINLGELTVDGRQSFAIITFLIILPTIFLTDLSILSYISATGFFSCLVILVSIFCVGAFNGVGFHAKGSILLNVDRLPITVSLYIVSFGGHPVIPPIYVSMRDRYQFSKVLLFSFVLATLTYMSMAIVGYLMYGDRVESEITLNLPTGKVSARIAIYTTLVIPIARYALVVTPIATAIEGGISENYKNKRAVRLFIRVALLFSTAIVAYYFPYYESLMAIVGSIFVVSASFLLPCLCYLKISDLNWGWNCEQIGIWGIILFGTFAGVLGTYSSISELVR; this is encoded by the exons ATGGCAAACAATGAGCTAAGGATCCCACTGGCACGGACCACTGGATCATCAAGTTTCATTAATGCTTGCTTCAATGGCATAAATGCATTCCTTG GGCATGCATTTGGTACAAAAGGAAGAATCACAGTCATGATCATTATGAATTTGGAAATGTATCTTGTTGCTGTCGGGCTTTTGATACTGGAGGTTGACAACTTGCGTAAGCTATTTCCAGAATTCATGATCAACCTTGGGGAATTAACAGTAGATGGAAGACAGTCATTTGCTATAATCACATTCCTAATAATCTTGCCAACAATATTTTTAACCGACTTGAGCATTCTCTCCTATATCTCTGCCACTGGATTTTTTTCATGCCTTGTCATCCTTGTCTCCATTTTTTGTGTCGGTGCATTCAATGGTGTTGGCTTTCATGCGAAGGGATCGATACTGTTAAATGTGGACCGCCTACCTATTACAGTTAGCTTGTATATTGTTTCCTTTGGTGGACATCCGGTCATCCCTCCAATATATGTATCAATGCGAGACCGCTACCAGTTCAGTAAG GTCTTACTATTCAGTTTTGTTCTTGCAACACTCACCTACATGTCAATGGCCATAGTAGGATATCTAATGTATGGAGACAGGGTTGAATCAGAAATAACTTTGAATCTACCAACAGGTAAAGTTAGTGCAAGAATCGCAATTTATACGACTTTAGTTATTCCAATCGCCAGATATGCATTGGTAGTAACCCCAATTGCAACTGCCATTGAAGGCGGGATTTCAGAAAATTACAAGAATAAGAGAGCTGTTAGATTATTTATAAGAGTAGCATTGCTGTTTAGCACAGCTATTGTGGCATATTATTTTCCCTATTACGAGTCCCTGATGGCAATTGTTGGATCAATTTTTGTCGTTTCGGCTTCTTTTCTGCTCCCATGCTTGTGTTACTTGAAGATTTCTGATCTCAATTGGGGTTGGAACTGTGAGCAGATAGGCATTTGGGGGATAATTCTATTTGGAACATTTGCTGGGGTTTTAGGGACTTATTCATCTATTTCTGAACTTGTAAGATAA